A region of Mauremys mutica isolate MM-2020 ecotype Southern chromosome 24, ASM2049712v1, whole genome shotgun sequence DNA encodes the following proteins:
- the VMAC gene encoding vimentin-type intermediate filament-associated coiled-coil protein has product MAAPPAVQIREANAHLAALHGRVAELERRLGAAERTVRGQAESLIRKDGELRAALRELGAAKDREITALQQKLLSSEETIQKLLNVIQKKDDLIVQLKHRSHLLTKICRNRPILDSLLSYMAEGEQLSTFPVTQSDSSSPVHDEFQESNCITNQISKNKDFSLSEDDLEDQELDTSQVGTTV; this is encoded by the exons ATGGCGGCGCCGCCGGCCGTGCAGATCCGCGAGGCCAACGCGCACCTGGCGGCGCTGCACGGGCGCGTGGCGGAGCTGGAGCGGCGGCTGGGCGCGGCCGAGCGCACGGTGCGCGGCCAGGCGGAGAGTCTCATCCGCAAGGACGGCGAGCTGCGCGCGGCGCTGCGGGAGCTGGGGGCTGCCAAGGACAG AGAAATTACTGCTCTGCAGCAGAAGCTGCTCTCATCTGAGGAGACAATTCAGAAGCTGTTGAATGTCATCCAGAAAAAAGATGACTTAATTGTACAGCTGAAGCACAGGAGTCATCTTCTGACTAAAATCTGCAGAAACCGACCCATCCTGGACAGTCTTCTTTCTTACATGGCAGAAGGGGAACAGTTAAGTACCTTTCCAGTGACCCAAAGTGATTCCAGTTCTCCAGTTCATGATGAGTTCCAGGAGTCAAACTGCATCACCAACCAGATATCAAAGAACAAAGACTTCTCTCTCAGTGAAGATGACCTGGAAGATCAGGAATTGGATACGAGCCAGGTTGGGACGACAGTGTGA